From Synoicihabitans lomoniglobus, the proteins below share one genomic window:
- a CDS encoding ABC transporter ATP-binding protein produces MSDPEAASAIVVENLVKSYAGVTAVNNISFNVAKGEILGFLGPNGAGKSTTMRVLTGFLPATSGNVEICGTSVAAETGAVKRLIGYMPENNPLPEDMRVVEYLYYRGRLKEMGRKQLGPRIDELLELCDLKRVRHRIIGKLSKGFRQRIGIAEAILAEPPVIIMDEPTIGLDPHQILIVRDLIARLRGRMTVIISSHILPEIEMTCDRVLIINQGRVVAAGEPAALKRELLGRARYQLELAGESADLAAVLAAVDPTLEITTESTPDADGFRTFDLSVDHESDCSEQLLIAITRQGNLRLRALSRAQPTLEDVFLAATRRSWDVVDRKPNERNSAAKYPSA; encoded by the coding sequence ATGTCCGATCCCGAAGCCGCTTCCGCCATTGTTGTTGAAAACCTGGTCAAATCCTATGCCGGGGTAACCGCGGTCAACAATATCAGCTTCAATGTGGCGAAAGGGGAAATTCTCGGGTTTCTCGGTCCCAACGGCGCGGGGAAATCGACCACCATGCGGGTGCTGACCGGGTTTCTCCCCGCGACATCCGGCAACGTCGAGATTTGCGGCACGTCCGTCGCGGCTGAAACCGGGGCGGTGAAGCGGTTGATCGGCTACATGCCGGAGAACAATCCGCTGCCGGAGGACATGCGAGTCGTCGAGTATCTCTACTACCGGGGCCGCCTCAAAGAGATGGGCCGCAAGCAACTCGGGCCGCGCATCGACGAACTGCTCGAGCTGTGCGATCTCAAACGCGTGCGCCATCGCATCATCGGCAAACTCTCCAAGGGCTTCCGCCAACGCATCGGCATCGCCGAAGCCATTCTCGCCGAGCCGCCCGTCATCATCATGGACGAGCCCACCATCGGCCTGGACCCGCACCAGATTCTCATCGTGCGCGATCTCATCGCGCGGCTGCGCGGTCGCATGACCGTCATCATCTCCTCCCACATCCTGCCCGAGATCGAGATGACCTGTGACCGTGTGCTCATCATCAATCAAGGCCGCGTCGTCGCCGCCGGGGAACCGGCCGCGCTCAAACGCGAGTTGCTCGGCCGCGCCCGCTACCAACTGGAACTCGCCGGCGAGAGCGCCGATCTCGCCGCCGTGCTGGCCGCCGTCGATCCGACGCTGGAGATCACCACCGAGTCCACGCCCGACGCCGACGGCTTCCGCACGTTTGACCTGAGTGTTGATCACGAATCCGATTGCAGCGAACAGCTCCTGATCGCGATCACCCGGCAAGGGAATCTGCGTCTGCGCGCCTTGAGTCGCGCCCAACCCACTCTGGAGGACGTCTTTCTCGCCGCCACCCGCCGCAGCTGGGATGTCGTGGACCGCAAACCGAATGAGCGGAACTCCGCCGCCAAATATCCGTCTGCCTAG
- a CDS encoding DUF4340 domain-containing protein, whose protein sequence is MRTKVTLVLVFLNVALFFFIFGFERKWRTDQIAQESRRRVLGAEAANIQFLEIAGPSLESPIRLQRTGDTWQVTSPYEWPANPFAVSRIVSELQFLEHETTYEVANLGITGLSLTDYGLAEPALRVSFSSAADPNADDAPAVTTLAIGNKTDIGNRLYVLSPEGDRVHVVSDSLAKSLALDLDELRSETCFTIPVFEVRSLNLQSAGPANVRVRLRLEGNRWSFESPIVARASKSATVEALNSLNGLTTHTFFGAPSRDPELLTTAGTATPSLRITLEGNNRRETLLLGNQVGPTAIPAGTATQPDIEFFARMENRDAVFTVVVPQKLANALSSAQRELRDDHVLDLEGRRINAVTLTAANGAEVILQKLEPTTETRPANTTGWQVVERDASGALRTQPADTEVVEGQLLRDLKELRARTFERDVPTDNDLETWGLSSPSRTISLAFEPEPGTTIAPLNSTLLIGTDQQGNNAYAKLQRQTFVYAVDRNILTKTPVDPLHYRQRLLRELPAGGRLVGIVLRDLSTSTTLFDHELRAGESWDDVFRNLPAARQAALRLLPHELTVLRAQRFFAGEFTDTVPVNGETRGWRFRLDAKLALTSDPGGQIVDSPLFLADRDGGDYQLVGAPEFNVIFEATQPLIDAVWALSYGERDPGVIEFTDPPLGTGDPETPAAVPATP, encoded by the coding sequence ATGCGCACGAAAGTCACTCTCGTTCTCGTCTTCCTCAACGTCGCGCTGTTCTTCTTCATCTTCGGCTTCGAGCGCAAATGGCGCACCGACCAGATCGCCCAGGAGTCCCGCCGCCGCGTCCTCGGGGCCGAAGCCGCCAACATTCAGTTTCTCGAAATCGCCGGTCCTTCACTGGAGAGCCCAATCCGACTGCAACGCACGGGCGACACCTGGCAGGTCACTTCTCCCTACGAATGGCCCGCCAATCCCTTCGCCGTCTCGCGCATCGTCAGTGAACTGCAGTTTCTCGAACACGAGACCACCTACGAGGTCGCCAATCTCGGCATCACGGGGCTCTCCCTGACCGACTACGGTCTGGCCGAACCCGCGCTGCGCGTGAGCTTCAGCTCCGCCGCCGATCCCAACGCCGACGACGCCCCTGCCGTCACCACGCTGGCGATCGGCAACAAGACCGACATCGGCAACCGCCTCTATGTTTTGTCCCCGGAAGGCGATCGCGTGCATGTCGTCTCCGATTCTCTGGCCAAGAGTCTGGCGCTCGATCTCGATGAGTTGCGCTCCGAAACCTGCTTCACAATTCCCGTGTTCGAGGTGCGATCGTTGAACCTGCAAAGCGCCGGTCCGGCCAATGTGCGCGTGCGCCTGCGACTGGAGGGCAATCGCTGGTCCTTTGAATCGCCCATCGTGGCCCGCGCTTCCAAGAGCGCGACCGTCGAGGCCCTCAACAGCCTCAACGGTCTCACCACGCACACCTTCTTCGGTGCCCCTTCCCGCGATCCCGAGCTGCTCACCACCGCAGGCACCGCCACACCGAGTCTGCGCATCACTTTGGAAGGCAACAACCGCCGCGAGACTTTGCTCCTCGGCAATCAAGTCGGACCGACCGCCATTCCCGCCGGCACGGCCACCCAGCCCGACATCGAATTCTTCGCGCGCATGGAAAATCGCGACGCCGTCTTTACGGTCGTCGTCCCGCAAAAGCTGGCCAATGCCCTCAGCAGCGCCCAGCGCGAATTGCGCGATGACCACGTGCTCGACCTCGAAGGACGACGCATCAACGCCGTGACCCTGACCGCGGCCAACGGCGCGGAAGTGATCCTGCAAAAACTCGAACCCACCACCGAAACCCGACCCGCCAACACCACCGGCTGGCAGGTCGTGGAACGCGATGCCTCCGGTGCCCTGCGCACCCAACCCGCCGACACCGAAGTCGTCGAAGGCCAGTTGCTGCGCGACTTGAAGGAGCTCCGGGCGCGGACGTTTGAACGCGACGTCCCCACCGACAACGATCTGGAAACCTGGGGACTCAGCAGCCCGAGCCGGACCATCTCACTGGCCTTTGAACCGGAACCGGGCACCACCATTGCCCCACTCAATTCCACCCTGCTCATCGGCACCGATCAACAAGGCAACAACGCCTATGCCAAGCTGCAGCGTCAGACCTTCGTCTACGCGGTCGATCGCAACATTCTGACCAAAACCCCCGTCGATCCCCTACACTACCGACAACGGCTGCTGCGCGAGCTCCCCGCCGGCGGACGCCTGGTCGGCATCGTGCTGCGCGACCTCAGCACGTCGACCACGCTCTTCGACCACGAACTCCGGGCCGGCGAATCCTGGGACGATGTCTTCCGCAATCTCCCGGCCGCCCGCCAAGCCGCCCTGCGCCTGCTCCCCCACGAACTGACCGTGCTGCGCGCGCAGCGCTTCTTCGCGGGCGAATTCACCGACACCGTGCCGGTCAATGGGGAGACCCGCGGCTGGCGTTTTCGCCTCGATGCCAAGCTGGCTCTCACCAGCGATCCCGGCGGGCAGATCGTCGATTCTCCGCTCTTTCTCGCCGATCGCGACGGGGGAGACTACCAACTCGTGGGGGCCCCCGAATTCAACGTGATCTTCGAGGCCACCCAGCCCTTGATCGACGCGGTGTGGGCCCTCAGCTACGGCGAACGTGACCCCGGTGTGATCGAGTTCACGGACCCTCCCCTGGGCACGGGCGACCCGGAAACGCCCGCCGCCGTTCCCGCCACCCCCTGA
- a CDS encoding type III pantothenate kinase has translation MLACIDIGNTHVHFGLMPAGGQTAAIGLGELRTDHIEQLGERIRATADQNHVTLTGVALCSVVPAATLLAAEALFPLHVPVWQLTHESDLGVPITYPVPAEIGHDRLANAAGAAALGQTPAIIIDLGTAATFDIVTRRGGYEGGIIAPGPALMTRYLHEHTAQLPLVEDVVTPVPTAIGKSTVEAMRIGAVLGFTGLIQACLDGVEADLAAAGESPAHIFTCGGAAPVVSGRLRQPTIDVPDLTLRGLAAAWTLNRQ, from the coding sequence ATGCTCGCTTGTATCGATATCGGAAATACGCACGTGCATTTCGGGTTGATGCCCGCCGGGGGTCAAACCGCGGCGATCGGACTCGGCGAACTGCGCACCGATCACATCGAACAGCTGGGGGAACGAATCCGCGCCACCGCCGACCAGAATCACGTGACTCTCACGGGCGTCGCCCTGTGCAGCGTGGTGCCGGCGGCCACGCTCCTCGCCGCCGAGGCGCTGTTCCCCCTCCACGTGCCCGTGTGGCAACTCACTCACGAATCCGACCTGGGCGTGCCCATCACTTATCCGGTCCCCGCCGAGATCGGTCATGACCGTTTGGCCAACGCCGCCGGGGCGGCCGCATTGGGACAGACTCCGGCCATCATCATCGACCTCGGCACCGCCGCCACCTTTGACATCGTCACCCGGCGCGGTGGCTACGAAGGCGGTATCATCGCCCCCGGTCCTGCGTTGATGACCCGCTATTTGCACGAACATACCGCGCAACTGCCGCTGGTGGAGGACGTGGTCACGCCGGTGCCGACCGCCATTGGCAAATCCACCGTCGAAGCCATGCGCATCGGGGCGGTTTTGGGCTTCACCGGTCTCATCCAAGCCTGCCTCGACGGCGTCGAAGCCGATTTGGCGGCCGCGGGCGAATCGCCGGCGCATATCTTCACCTGCGGAGGCGCGGCCCCCGTCGTCAGTGGCCGCCTGCGCCAGCCCACGATCGACGTGCCCGACTTGACGCTGCGGGGTCTTGCCGCCGCCTGGACCCTCAACCGCCAATAG
- a CDS encoding ABC transporter permease — translation MRHFLTILGHEIRMLLVSPSTYIAAVIFLAFMGFIFSGILAEYATLPQDNSPAVSFFELFWVPVIFIVPLLTMKSISEERRLGTLETLLTTPISTAEVVLGKYGAAYFLYLSLWSATAGFFYILHRFTNDAFLLDLGPLIGGYLFIAVSGLFFVAIGIFASSLSRNQAVAGIFGVTMLFGLIIGTQLLAGVAALNLDLFTPVKSAVEYARVFTHLDDFSRGIVDTRQLLFYISGTTLTLIFSILGLEAKLLHS, via the coding sequence ATGCGCCACTTTCTTACCATTCTCGGCCACGAGATTCGCATGCTGCTGGTGAGCCCCAGCACCTACATCGCCGCCGTGATATTCCTCGCGTTCATGGGCTTCATCTTCTCGGGCATCCTCGCGGAATATGCCACCCTCCCGCAGGACAACTCCCCGGCGGTGTCGTTTTTCGAGCTCTTCTGGGTGCCGGTGATCTTCATCGTTCCTTTGCTCACGATGAAAAGCATTTCGGAGGAGCGTCGCCTCGGCACCTTGGAAACCTTGCTCACCACGCCCATCTCGACCGCCGAGGTCGTGCTCGGCAAATATGGCGCGGCTTACTTCCTTTATCTCAGTTTGTGGAGCGCCACCGCCGGGTTCTTCTACATCCTGCACCGTTTCACCAACGACGCGTTTCTGCTCGATCTGGGGCCGTTGATCGGAGGCTATTTGTTCATCGCGGTGTCGGGGTTGTTTTTCGTCGCGATCGGCATCTTCGCCAGCTCGCTTTCGCGCAACCAGGCCGTCGCCGGCATCTTTGGCGTGACCATGTTGTTTGGGTTGATCATCGGCACGCAACTGCTGGCCGGCGTGGCGGCGCTCAATCTCGATTTGTTCACCCCCGTCAAGTCCGCCGTCGAATACGCCCGCGTCTTCACCCATCTGGACGACTTCAGTCGCGGGATCGTGGATACCCGCCAACTGCTGTTCTACATCAGCGGCACGACGCTCACCCTCATTTTCAGCATCCTCGGCCTCGAGGCCAAACTCCTGCACAGCTGA
- a CDS encoding GldG family protein encodes MAARNSFAIARWRRTINLVLQAALFLTLFGGLNYLALHHGWRWDLTNHRRHTLSEETKANLRSLEQPVRIIVTIDPHSTDPDLFQANRDIRGMLREYVNYTQQKSSAIGPAGRVTVEELDVYKNQREAEQLQIDQPNVVLALCGDRRKMIPLSEFYEIREGAAVAFRGEQVITSAILSVSNPNRPHIYFLAGHGEMQPGDVDPSRGLSVWAEELRLRNLTVSVIDLSQTKAVPDDAALVVIAAPQGRYSPVEVELLRRYLADRAGRVFILLAPVFRHGLDDLLYDWGLVADDVIIAEPNPANVTELNELRINAFAPHPVTQPLIDNQFSVFLGPLTRVVRPDPGRPLDNSLRAEVLAATSESAWGERDYRQQNVTYNPGIDLKGLPGFEPRNRLGVAVSSERVTPPKDLPFSVRGGRMVLFGNADFLSNSRIAAPGNLAIALNTVEWCIDRDVDLNTLPRPIERYQINLSQADLGRLRISLLFILPGLAALFGFVIYWTRRS; translated from the coding sequence ATGGCCGCTCGCAACAGTTTCGCCATCGCTCGCTGGAGACGCACCATCAACCTGGTGCTGCAAGCCGCCCTTTTCCTCACGCTGTTCGGCGGGCTCAACTATCTGGCCCTCCATCACGGCTGGCGCTGGGACCTGACCAACCATCGCCGCCACACGCTCTCCGAAGAGACCAAGGCCAACCTGCGCTCACTCGAGCAGCCGGTGCGGATCATCGTCACCATCGATCCCCACTCCACCGATCCGGATCTCTTCCAAGCCAACCGCGACATCCGCGGCATGTTGCGCGAATACGTCAACTACACCCAACAAAAGTCCTCCGCCATCGGCCCCGCCGGCCGCGTGACCGTCGAGGAACTCGACGTCTACAAAAACCAACGCGAAGCGGAGCAGCTCCAGATCGACCAGCCCAATGTCGTCCTCGCGCTGTGTGGCGACCGCCGGAAAATGATTCCGTTGTCGGAGTTTTACGAAATCCGCGAAGGTGCAGCCGTCGCCTTCCGCGGCGAACAGGTTATCACGTCGGCCATTCTCAGTGTTTCCAACCCCAACCGCCCGCACATCTATTTTCTCGCCGGACACGGGGAAATGCAGCCCGGCGACGTCGACCCCAGCCGGGGGTTGTCGGTCTGGGCGGAGGAACTCCGGCTGCGCAACCTCACCGTCTCGGTCATCGATCTGAGCCAGACCAAAGCCGTGCCCGACGACGCCGCCCTCGTGGTGATCGCCGCGCCGCAAGGCCGCTACAGTCCGGTCGAAGTGGAACTGCTGCGGCGCTATCTCGCCGACCGGGCCGGCCGCGTTTTCATCCTGCTCGCACCGGTGTTTCGCCATGGTTTGGACGACCTGCTCTACGATTGGGGATTGGTGGCCGACGACGTCATCATCGCCGAGCCCAACCCAGCCAACGTCACCGAGCTGAACGAACTGCGCATCAACGCGTTTGCGCCCCATCCGGTGACCCAGCCGCTAATCGACAACCAGTTCTCCGTTTTCCTTGGTCCGCTCACCCGCGTGGTGCGACCCGACCCCGGCCGACCGCTGGACAATTCCCTGCGGGCAGAGGTGCTCGCCGCGACCTCGGAATCAGCCTGGGGCGAGCGCGATTATCGTCAGCAAAACGTCACCTATAATCCCGGCATCGATCTCAAAGGCCTGCCTGGCTTTGAACCGCGCAACCGCCTCGGCGTCGCCGTCTCGTCCGAGCGCGTCACCCCACCCAAGGACCTGCCCTTCAGCGTGCGCGGCGGCCGCATGGTGCTCTTTGGCAATGCCGACTTTTTGTCCAACTCCCGCATCGCCGCTCCCGGTAATCTCGCCATCGCGCTCAATACCGTCGAATGGTGCATCGATCGGGACGTCGACCTCAACACCCTGCCGCGTCCGATCGAACGCTATCAGATCAATCTCAGCCAAGCCGATCTCGGCCGCCTGCGCATCAGCCTCCTGTTCATCCTGCCCGGGTTGGCCGCCTTGTTCGGATTCGTGATCTACTGGACCCGTCGCAGCTGA